The genomic region GCTGGTTAACATGGGCATCAAGGGAGGTCCCTCAGGGGTGGAGCAGCAATGGCATCAGCATACACATGATGAATCACAAGAAAACACCTCTCATCAGAGGGGCCATGTCCTCTGAAGCTCAGATGCATCTTTTTTTTGTCGGGGCTCCCCAGCACCTTCCTGAGGTTCTTTTCCATCAGGCAGTCTGTCCATTTGTCCAAACAATAAGGAGAACTGATGGTCCCCAGGCTGACACCTGAGTTATTCTGGCATCAGCAACATGCAGCCTAAATTGTCCCTTGCCTGAGAGGTGGGTAAATTTTACTTGAAAATGTATCGACAACACATTGCCCCAAACCACAGCCATCAAGTCTAACGGAAAGTGGAGAGAGAGTATCCACAGGCAAAACAGCAAGAGGTTCAAGGTGGTACCAGATACCAGACTCCAGAGGCTGCATGCCCCCATGACTCTCCCCCTGACCAGCGGGAACCTGGTTTTCATGGGGGAAGATGGTGAGTTGTGTAAGCGAGGGTCCCCCGCAGATGAGCACAGAAACTCtggcttccacagtggctgctggCAAACCACAAAAGATGTATTTACACTTCTATTCACTCTGGGAGGAACATCAAAAGGATTAAGTCAAACATTTGTCAAGAAACACACTAAGAGTTGATCTCAACTTAGGTTGTactaaaaaaactttcaaaattccTTTCCAAGCAACCTAGGTCCTTCCCACGGAAACCACCTTCCAGGCTCACCCAGACTTTGGCATTTGTCATCCCTTAGCTCCAGTGACCAAACGTCTCCTGGAAGAAGGGAAAAGGCTGAGGGAGAGGAAACAGTGACCCTGGGGGCCGAGGGGGTGGCTCAAGCTGGCTTCGGGCTGGGTGGAGCAGAAACCAGCCTGCAGGAGTCATGGGGTGGTGTTCACCGTCGACCTCCTGGGAAAGGGGTGCTGTGAGCAGGGTGGCCCAGAATTACCTTTGTGGGGCTTTCATTTTGACCCTCTGAGGCCCAAGGGTCAGGCAGGTCAGAGAAGAGGCTGGAAGCAGCTCAGTGACAGCCTCAGGTCCTGTGATGCTCCAGCAGGAAGCTGAAACCTGGCCAGACACAGCCACctttcttcctcctgcctcctccgggtgcaggggtgtgggtgtgggggctCCCGCAGGAACAGCACTGAGCTGCGAACTGAGAGCCTACAGCCCCCAACAAACGTCCACCTGGATGGTGCGTGTCCCAAGGCCCTTCAAGGCAAGAAGAGTGCCCATCCGGCACCCTTCGCTGCCCCTGCACACAGTCTGCACTGCATAAATGCTCACCAGGTGACTGGGAGCTGGGTACTCAGTTCTGCTGGGTGTCTGTCCAGGGATCTCTAAACCAGAGAACTCTCTGATCTCTGCCTCTCAGCATGTTTTTTCTCATttccccacctgcctccctcctgGAACCTTCCAGAATGCCCCGCTCGGGTCATTCTCAGGGCTCCCACTCCaaccctgacccctgaccccggAAGGAGTGACTAGGTGAGGGTGGCTGAAGCACCCTTGCCATGGGGACATGGCGGCACGCACCAAAGCGCTTCCGGGTCCACCAATGCGGTTCCTTGATGGCAGAGAACTTGACTTCCGGGTGCAGCCGCAGGCGATCGTAGAGGTCGGTAGTGCCGCACTTGGGCTGCCCGATGATGTAGAAGTGGGGCAGGCAGCGGAGGCGGAAGTGCTTGCCGTGCGCGTGGGACAGGTGGCCCCAGAAGGCCTTGCGCAGCGTGTCGAAGGTGGAGCGGAAGCGCTTGGAGTAGAGTACGTAGGAGTTGGTCAGGTAGGGGTCGGTGGTGTTCCTGCCCGTGAACTCCTCGTACCAACAGGGGCTCTTACTGTTGGGAAGAAATTTGTGCGGGATGACGGAAAACATCTGCAACAGAAAGAGACAAAAACGGAGAGACACAGTGAGCGCGGGGGGAAACACACTCTGTCCTCAGTATGATCCTCCACTGAGGCTTATTACAATGTTCGCAAGGGAAGTATTACTGGATGATGACTAAATGCTAAAAGTAGCCTTGGTAAACAATGACCATGCTTTTCCTAAAcccccaacaaaaataaaatatgaagagaatgaaaatacaaGTTCCATCAAAATCCATTCTACCGTGATttatcttacacacacacacgactatATAGCTGTATATTTAAGTGGCCGTTAGAGACAAACACGGTGATTTAGGACAGACTAAAGAGTGATCTACAAAAGTAATTTTAACTGCCAGGACCACCTTTCAAGTAAAACATCCCAGAAAGGAATTATTAGAAGGGGGGGGTTCCTTCAACCTTTTTAGCTGTGCCATTCAGTACAGAGTTCCCTTGTTGGCATGGACACAGCCCTCCCAGTGAATTCTCATCCATAAGGCTGTCAAATTACCACTATTACACTTGGGAAATTTTTGGTCACTTTCTTGCCAAAGGTGATGATAAGAAAGGAAGCAGCCATTCTTTAAAATCAGTCAATGGAGATGAGCATCAGGCTACTCACGTGCAATTCCTGCTTCTTGAGATCTTCTACGTCTGGGAGCTGTCTGGTGGTAAACTCAATCCTGGATGTGATGCTGTTGATAATTAACTTAATGCTTGGATAGTCCTTCAcgtatgaaatattatttagagaGGATTGGTGATGATGCTCTTTTGTGTCACTCGGATTCTCGCCCTCCATCAAGCTGGGATTGCTGGGGAAGGCTCCGTAATGGAAAGGCGATGAGATCAGAAGCTCTTGGTGGACCCCAGAAAGGATGTAAGAAGCCATCACCAAAGTCATTATTATCAATCCAAAAATGAGGCTGCATCGCTTCCCCTTCTTGAAGCGCAAAAACCCACCCCAGCTCTCATTCCCATCAGCCCTCACTTCGAGAACAGCCAGCAAGTTCATCTGCTTACCGTCCACTCGAAACacaattttgttttctgctttgcaCACTGGGCACTCCTGACGCCCGTGATGGGAGCCTCCTCGGCAGCTGACCTGCTGTGTCTGTACGTCGTCAGGTGACAGTTGGATGCAGCAGTTAATGCAGTGCCTCATGGTAATGCCCCTGGACTGCTGGCCCATTGAGCCATGGGCGAGCCCCTGAGGAGTACGGATGCCTGCAAGTTGTGCTGTAAAACTTGAAGGATGGCTCAGTGATCACATAAGATGATCGGAAGGCACAAGCAACAGAAGCAAGAATAAAAATGAGCAGGTGCCAAAACACCAGAGAATGAGGGATCACGTTCTTTGGTTTGCCTCCAAAAGATAACACGAATGATATCCAATTGTCATGTTCTGTAATCCTGGAAAAAGTCACAAGGTCAGGAACAATTTTTCCTGACCCTCAGGTTTTTCCCATGGCACCAAATGAAGTGgaagtgttcttgctggagaacatGGAAACACCCAAGGGATTAGAAGATCTCATGGCCTCAATGAGAGATGGACAGGTACACCATCCACGCAGAGTCCATGGAGATTTCTTCTTTCACATCCTATGTTCCTTTGAAATGTTTCCTCTTCATGCGGAACAAAATCCTTAAGATGTCAGATTAcctaaacaacaaagaaaaagagattttatTACATTAGATGATGACAGCAATCACCCTGGGAACATCTTCCAAGGAGAGAAGTTCACACTTCTTTTCCACTTCTAAGTTTCAGCCACGCTGGCTGGGTTACAAGCAAGTTACAGAAAATCATATAGGATGAAGGGAGAGGTGTCAGGTCCTTGGTGTTTGGCTTTGGAGTTCAATCTCTGCCACCAAATATGACCCCAATACCAGCTCCACCAGCACCTTATTAAACACCTCTTATTTCACACAACCCACATATTCTATAATGTCTGTGCCtggacacagctaagtgactagAACCCCTGCTCCCAACTTGGAATCATTCTTCGATTCATGCACAGTTAGTCACTATGAATTTGAAGGATGAATTGAAATAACAACTCTTTTAaatcaacaaaaaaaatcaaaggagagTAGTTAAGatgggaggaggcagagaaaatattttttcccctcctaaCAGCACTAATAGTCTTTTAACCTAGAGCTAACATTTATTATCAGTGTAGGATGCAAAAGTTAATGAAAATTTAGAAACACTGAAATGATTCTCTCCTTCAGTAGAAtgtatcatattaaaaaaaaatttgactttaACTTATTAAGCAATTAAATGCAACATGCAGTACTCCCCTGAGTAACAGAACACTTCAGATCATGAAacaatttttcactttcatcatcctTGGGAAAACATGATTCTTAAAAATCCATTAATAGAAGTCTGCAGTTATAAAATGTATTGTTGCCCAAGTGACACTTCTTTGTAGACGTtgtaaaaacagcaaaaaaggaGACCTATATGGTTTCTAGCAGTGGTAGAACATTGCTAATGAGCCAGCCTTGTGACCTCAAGTCAGCTGCATAACCTTTCTGAGCTCTGATTCCCTCACCAGTAAAATTAGGATGAAAGTATCTCCCTTTCAAGTGTGTATCCAGTACTAAATCAGCTAATGCATGTGGAGAGTTTGCAGAATGCCTACACATGTTTAGGATCCCATAAAAGAGAGATAACATGAATAATGATAGCATCATCAGTGACTATTACTATTATGTTTTTTCATTGTCAGTGAATGCCAAGAACATCTGAAGCGGAATCAAAGATGGGCAATCCCATCACAGTATCTTTCCTTAGCACCTGAGAATCAGCTAAAGGTGGCAGACTCACTTCTGTctctgcgcacacacacacccctccaacGATCCTTACTGTCCCCAGGGAAGGTGGTGTTAATTAACTCTGCATAAAGCCCCCCTCGTTTTGGCGGAGAGGCCAAGCAATCAACTCACCAGCAGCAACATCCCcttcccttggacagaaaggccCATGTTTTATCAAAACATGATGACCATGAAATAGCCATGTGGTATTCCTAAAATGTCTTCCACAAAATGTTCTGCATGGTCGATAGGTCTTCAGGGCTTAAATTACCTAGAGGAAAGGTAGGATGGCCCAAATGACACAGACTTCTTTAGAGCAGACTTCACCTTTTCACTGTGAATCCATAAGAGAGGACTATAATAGACAACATTTTCAAAACATAATTGACCATGGAATTCTATCTAATGTCTCAAGGAAGCAGTTTGAGGAATGCTAGTGAGTAAAGGCTGAGATAGGGGTCAGAGCAGTTCTGAGAAGCACAGAGGAGAGGGGGCCGTGGGAGCAAACAGCCCGGAACCAGGCCAACATCTCAGGCTCCATCACCCCCTTATCCCTGAGAGTTTTTGGAGGGACTCGGCGGAAACCTCAAGGCTCAGACCTCTGCCTCCAATTTGCTCAACCAGCCCTGAACCATCACTTGGCACAAACAATTCTCccaaaccaaagaaacaaaagggCAAGCTCTCCTACTCAGAAACCCCATCACTAAGCcaagaaaacatttttcacaTGGCGAAGACAAGGTCAAGCAGGGTTAAAGTGAGATTCCAGCCAGCATCGCGGGGGGAGCCAGTTCGCACCCTTCTGTCTCTGGCTGCAGGAGGCCTAATTAGACCTTTTCCAAAACATGGTCTTTGAAGCTCCAAGACAAAAATGTACAAAATCTGGACCCACCAAAATGGGCAAAACATTCCTCAACAAGAACAAAGGTTTTCTAAGACAAGCACAGTAAATAAATAGACCTGAGTAGTCAGAGAAGCTGACAGTTTCAACAGAGGCCTGGGACACAGCAGGCCAGAGGATTTGTCCCCTGGGCAGGCTACACCCTCCAGCCAGACCTCCCACTCCACGTCTCACTTCATAAAATGGGAGCAGGAAACGGGAGACAATTCCAGAGGCCTGCAGAGCCTAAACACTCAGCTCCAATGTTATCTCCTATAATCCACTCCTTCATCCCTTCCCTCTTTAATTCTCCAGATCCCTCCCGAAGGAGGACTCTGCACTGGGCACTGCCCGAGATGCACGTCCAGGTTTGAAACTGTCAGTCGCCCAGGTATGTTCGGCtcctcacgaccccatggactagcccgccaggctcctctgtccatgggattctccaggcaaggatatggagtgggttgccatttctttcttcaggggatcttccagattcagggatcgaacgcagatctcctgcattacagacagattctttgccatctgagccatcggggaagctgGCATGACCAGGTTTGGGGGCCTGAAACCAGGATGTGATGGGGATGTGATGTCATACCAAAGAAATATCTGGTCTTTGTCCTCAGTTCCTGCCTGACACAGAGCTTCTAAAACCCTTGGAACATCCTGGGTGAGAGGGGTGACAGGGACAATACCTTCTGTCATTCATAACAAGCCCCTTTCAACCACACCTCAGTTTATGCTAGTGAGGCGACTCTTGACGGGGGAGAAGGGACCCAGACAGCTTCAGGATGGGACTGGTAGCAGGAAAAACTTGGAAGCTTGGAACTCTCAGCCCTGCCTCTCCAACCTCCAAGGAAAGGGAAGGGGCTGGTGACTGAGTTAATCCCCAGTGGCCAATGATTTACTCACTCGTGCATAGATAATGTTATTGTTGtctagtctctaagttgtgtctgactctttgcgaccccatgagctgcaggcCCTCCAAAACTTCCTCTAAATGACAGGATTCCTAGAGCATTCTGGTGGGAGAGCCCGCGGAGGTGCTGGGAGGGTGGTGTGTGCAGAGAGGACCTGGAAGGTCCATGACCCTCCCCCAGGCTCACTCTGTGCATCTCCTCCATTTGGCTGTTCTTGTACTGTCTCCTTTGTAATGAACCCGTAAGAGTAAGGAGGCTGCTTTTCTGAGTACCGCGCATCATTCAAGTTAAGGAACTTGAGGAAGGACTGTAGGAACCTCTGACCCTGCAGCCAATTAGAACAGAAGTGTGGGTAGCCTGGGGACCCAAGACTTATGATCCAGGCCCGAAGTGGGAGCCGTttcagaggtggtggtggtttagtcactaagttgcatctgatTCTTGCGACTCCacgaactgtaacccgccaggctcctctgtccatgggatttcccaggcaaaaatactggagtggcttgccatttccttccccagggaatcttcccgatccaggcatcgaactcaagtctcccacagtgcaagcagattctttaccactgagccaccagggaagctccagtctCAGAGGATTGAGCTCTTAACCCATGAAAGCCGTGCTAATTCCCGGGAGTTATTAGAAGAATGCAactgaattgtaggacacccagctggtgtctgGAGAGTTTGAGATTTTGCTGGTGTGGAAAATCCCTCCAGGGGGCTctctttgagaaaaaaatgtatgttatatttacatgttttattGAAACATCTGACCAGCATATAGTATGTAAAATACTTGATTAAAAACAATAACCATATGACTAGTGAGTGCATTGCTATGAACAGGGCCTGGAGCTTTGAGGTTTCCAGACCACCCTCATCCAAGTGGATGGGACTGGTAGAGGAGTGACCATAATAGGGAGACCTTTGCCCCACCTGGAACTTATATTCTACCCGGAGTTAGGGGAATCGCAGGACAACAGACAATTTAAAAAGCCACAAATGAATAACATCATCTCAGATGttggaagaaaacacaaaaagagaaaaccatGACACCCTTAGAACAGGGGCTCCCCATGCCGCACCAGGGCCGGACGATGCTTTGCTGTGGGGGCCTATTCTGTGCACTGTGGGATGttgagcagcatccctggccttcaTCCCTGGGAAGAACTGCCGCCTTAGAGGAAGGAGAGGTAGAGTAGAGAGGATGACCAGGGAAGACTTAATTCAGGAGGGTTTATCTGACTGATGAGAAGGAAGCCAGTCACGTAGGGACCAGGGAAGTAAAGACcccgcaaaaaagggaagttggAGAGCAAAGCCATCAGGAGAGCAGATCTCTGGGTTATGGGGCAGGAAGAGGGTAGGAAACAGATGGGAGAAAAGGCAGGGACCAGATTCTGGAAGGCCCAGAAAGCTGAGATcggtccacacacacacagagaggcaCACTCTGGATTCTTTCAAAGGGATCTTTAAAATACATGTAGCTGAGAACTAACACAACTCAGTGAAGAAAAATCAAATTCATGCAGCTAGACTGAAAGGAAAATGGATTGCTGTTTTTCTCCTGGGTTGAGATTTTCTATACACCAAGAACAGTCATTCTGAAACCTAACCCTCAGGTTATTCTTTCTTAAGAAATAAGCAATGGATATCCCTTGCACTTCACCTGTCTGGAATGTCCCCGCTTTGGTGCCAGTGGACTCCGATCAGCCAGGACTCCTGGCTCTCCTGTTGGGTATTAAACCGTGGTCCGCAGGCATGCATTTCAGTGAGACTGCCCTCCAGCCAAGGCTCAACGCTGTGCCCTGTGGATGCAGGCTGGAATCGTGGGAACCCAGTACCACTGTAAGAGATCAGATAACCGGTCCCAGAATAAAGAGCGTTCAATTACCCAGCCTTGGCTAAGATGGCCCCTATTAACCTATGCACCCCGAGCATCATTAGCAAGCCATTTATAACAAAATTGTAATTGAGAGACCCAGATATAGTGCTTTGGATTAAGTAATTGAATGCCCCCTCAGCGTTAAGATAGATAAAGGGCATCCAATTTCACCCTAGGAAAACCTTATTAAATAATTGTAGCTATAAGCTGATATAGCAGAAGAAAGATATACAAAACTTCCAAAGAAATCAGGATGAATTTAAATAAATGGTTTCATTTAGGTAGAACATTTACATCTGACCTCTGGgaacagagaggggaaaaaaatagctaaTTACATTCTTTTACTTCaaggttttaaagaaaaaaaattgatgggTCTTAATTAACCTTTACTAAAACACAAAGCCTTCTTCTGATTACTTTGTCTAACTGCTGACATTTCTCTTCGGGCTATGtatatgaaaatacatttttttttcccaaggaataTTAATCAACAAGTGGCAAAaggaatatttttcacatttagctCAAGGCTATCCTAAGTCTGTGACTGGGACTGAGAAGAAGGCTAACGAGAGTGGAGAATTCTGTACGAATAACAGATCTGTCTCAGTCTCATACCTGGATCTCATGCCTTTGACCACATCACAATCAGCAAATAGAATAAAGCTGCGTTCCTCAATTCACATCGTCAGTCAATAGCACAGTGGGAAGAATACAGTCAGCAGTCATGTGAGCCAGCAGGCTTTAGCTGTGTCCACCTGGTGACCTCGGACAAGTCCCTTAAGTGGCCTGGGCCTCTGGATTCTCAACAGTCCTTGACAGTAACAGATCACATATAGCACTGAAGACTGGGTGCTGGAGCAGGGTTCCCCTACTTTGACCTTGAGTAAGCCACTAAACCTCTCCCCTCCTGTTTCCTTGGGTGCAAAT from Muntiacus reevesi chromosome 2, mMunRee1.1, whole genome shotgun sequence harbors:
- the CHST15 gene encoding carbohydrate sulfotransferase 15 — protein: MGQQSRGITMRHCINCCIQLSPDDVQTQQVSCRGGSHHGRQECPVCKAENKIVFRVDGKQMNLLAVLEVRADGNESWGGFLRFKKGKRCSLIFGLIIMTLVMASYILSGVHQELLISSPFHYGAFPSNPSLMEGENPSDTKEHHHQSSLNNISYVKDYPSIKLIINSITSRIEFTTRQLPDVEDLKKQELHMFSVIPHKFLPNSKSPCWYEEFTGRNTTDPYLTNSYVLYSKRFRSTFDTLRKAFWGHLSHAHGKHFRLRCLPHFYIIGQPKCGTTDLYDRLRLHPEVKFSAIKEPHWWTRKRFGIVRLRDGLRDRYPVEDYLDLFDLAAHQIHQGLQASAKEPSKMNRIIIGEASASTMWDNNAWTLFYDNGTDGEPPFLTQDFIHAFQPDAKLIVMLRDPVERLYSDYLYFASSNKSADDFHEKVTEALQLFENCMLDYSLRACVYNNTLNNAMPVRLQVGLYAVYLLDWLTVFNKEQFLILRLEDHASNVKDTMHRVFQFLSLGPLSEKQEALMTKSPASNTRRPEDRNLGPMLPVTQRLLRDFYGPFNARLAQVLADEAFLWRKT